GTTAGTATACTGCCCTTTGCCAAAAGTAATAAGCCGTAAGCAGACTCACCCCACCAAATTGATCTGCAGGTAAATCGATAGAAATATAAAGAATTACCTATGGATGTCAAGTTAAATTCACGTAAGGCATACATATTGTAAATACATCTCCTAAATATTTTTCCGAGCTATTTTTTGCAAATATCAGACCGGAAATGCGAGTTTTTCATAAAAACCTCTAACCTATTAAAAAAACACGGCTTAGCGATTATTTTCTTTGACAAACAAACGTACAGAGGTTAAATTAGACAGCAAAAATGCGTAAACTTTTGCATACTGAAACAAAATGAACATTTCACGCTACCTCGATGTCGACCTGATCAAACTCGAGATGGAATCGGAAGTTGATCCCCCTGAAGAGGGCGAATACTCTCAACGCCAACTACTTGAGGTCAAAGAAACGATCCTTTCGGAACTTGTCGATCTGATGGAGAAGTCTGGCAAGGTATCCAACAAGAACAAGCTCTTTATCGACCTGATGAACCGCGAAAAAAAGGCTTCGACAGGGATCGGGGAAGGTATAGCCATACCCCATGTGCGTACCATGCAGGCCCGCGAATTCATCGTCGTAATCGGAAGAAACCTTAAGGGTTACGAGTTTGATTCAATGGACGGTGAACCAGTCAGGCTGTTTTTCTGCATGGCTGCGCCACCCTACGATGACAACCTGTATCTAAAAGTCTTCAAAGAACTTGCCGAGAGATTCGAATACCCCGGGTTTATCGATAACCTGCTGTCCGCCAGCGATGGACATGAGATTATCAGGGCATTTAAAATTACTGAGCAGGGTTAAACAAAAAAAGCCGGCTGTCGAAACCGGCTTGAATTTTCTCTATTAAGTTGAAACAGGGCTCAGGAACCACCGTTTCCACTGTTATTGCGTTTATCGTAATCCTTCAAAGCCGCCGCCAGGGCCTCCTCGGCCATAACCGAACAGTGAATCTTGACTGCCGGAAGTCCGTCTAAAGCTTCGGCCACCGCCTTGTTGGAAATCTTTTTGGCCTCATCCAGTGAGATCCCCTTGATCAACTCGGTCAGCATGGAGGAGGTGGCAATCGCCGCCCCGCATCCGAAGGTCTTGAACTTGGCATCGACTATCTTCTCATCCTGAATTTTCAAATACAGACGCATCATATCCCCGCAGGCCGGGTTGCCGACATCACCGATCGCGTTGGCATCCTCGATCTCGCCCATGTTGCGAGGATTCATGAAATGGTCCATGACCTTATCCGAATATGGAAATACCTTTTCGCTCATCTCAACTCCAGATGTTTAACCTATCACTAAAGTTTAACCGGCCATTATATAAACCTGACATAATATAAAAAGTTTCCCGGAAAACAAGACTTTTTTGAAGCTGTTTTATAATTTTTACATCTAACGAGTACTCAGGAGCACCGCTTATTGCGAATAGGGATCATTTCCACGCAGCTTATCTGCGTACAATGGCGACATCATGAGCAATTTCTCGACGATCTCCGGCATCTCCCCGAGCAGGTAATCGACCTCCTCAACGGTGTTGTCCTTGCCCAGCGAGAGCGTGAGCGAGCCGCTACAGTATTCGACCGGCACCCCTATCGCGGTAAGCACATGCGAGGCCGCCAGATCCTCCTCATCATGACCTCGTAAGTTGGAAGAGCAGGCTGAACCTGAGGCGGACATAATCCCCTTGATGTTGAGCATCAGCAAAAGCGATTCCCCCTCCACATATTTGATCCAGAAAGAGACATGACCCGGCAAACGATGCTGTGGATCGCCGGTGAAACTGAGATATTCTACTTTTTCCCGGAGGCCCTCGCGAAGACGTTGGGTCAGAAAATTGAGATGCTCGATCCGTTGCGACATCTCTTTCTGCGCCAGAACTGAAGCCTCGCCCATCCCGACTATCCCGGGCAGGTTTTCGGTTCCGGAACGGTATCCGCTTTCCTGGAAACCGCCCTCGAAGAGTTGCCTGAGATTTACTCCGGACCTGCGGTAAAGGACACCTACCCCCTTGGGACCATAGTAGTTATGAGCTGAGATGGTCAGTAAATCGACGCCCAGTTGAGTGACATCAACAGGGATATTGCCGACAGCCGCGGCACCGTCGACATGGAAACAGACACCTTTTTCGCGCGCGACTTTGGCTATTTCAGCAATCGGCTGAATGGTTCCGATCTCCGAACTTGCCAGGTTGATCGAAATCAACGCCGTATCCTCCCGGACAGCCCCGTCCACATGGGTGGGATCGACACGGCCATTCTGGTCGACTTTCAAAATCGTAACCTCATAGCCTTGATTTTTTAACTCGTACATCTGGTTCAGTATCGAATAATGCTCGACCTCGGAGATAATCAGATGCTTTCCGCGCGCTTCTCCAGATCTCAAAAATCCCTTAACAGCCAGGTTGTTGGCTTCGGTTGCGCCGGAAGTAAAAATAATCTCATCCGGTTTAGCTCCAATCAGGTCAGCCACCTGGCTACGTGCCAGATCGAGCGCCTGGTTGGCGGTTACTCCTTGTTTGTGAATATGCGATGACGGGTTGCCGAACTTCTCACAAAAATACGGTTTCATCGCCTCGAATACGCGCTTATCGAGTGGTGTGGTGGCCTGGTGATCAAAATATATGTTTTTTTCTGACTGCATCTCAATACCTTTCCGAATTTGTCCTGAATTGGAATTTATAACTCTTAAACCGGAATAATTCAAGCGAAATTATTATAATTGCCGAATATACTAAAGACGAGAGTATATTTATTTTGATTTATTCACTCAAGATTTTATTATTATCCCATGAGTAACTTATACGAAAGAGCCAGAGGCTTTATTTTCCGCTTTCTGCCTTTACCCTGGTACTACGGCAGGGAGTTCAGCCAGATCAGGTCATTTCTCGAAAGCTCCCGCCATTGGTCTCGTGAGCAGATGCAGTCATACAAGCTCAGTAAACTGCGTGAACTTGTCAGGTTCGCAGGAAAACATGTTCCTTACTACCGCGAACTGTTTAAAAGCGAAGATATTGATTATCGCGACCTTAAGTCTTTAGAGGAATTTGACCAGATACCGCCCCTAACCAAGGACATTCTTTTCGATCGGCAGGATGATTTGAAA
The window above is part of the Candidatus Zixiibacteriota bacterium genome. Proteins encoded here:
- a CDS encoding aminotransferase class V-fold PLP-dependent enzyme produces the protein MQSEKNIYFDHQATTPLDKRVFEAMKPYFCEKFGNPSSHIHKQGVTANQALDLARSQVADLIGAKPDEIIFTSGATEANNLAVKGFLRSGEARGKHLIISEVEHYSILNQMYELKNQGYEVTILKVDQNGRVDPTHVDGAVREDTALISINLASSEIGTIQPIAEIAKVAREKGVCFHVDGAAAVGNIPVDVTQLGVDLLTISAHNYYGPKGVGVLYRRSGVNLRQLFEGGFQESGYRSGTENLPGIVGMGEASVLAQKEMSQRIEHLNFLTQRLREGLREKVEYLSFTGDPQHRLPGHVSFWIKYVEGESLLLMLNIKGIMSASGSACSSNLRGHDEEDLAASHVLTAIGVPVEYCSGSLTLSLGKDNTVEEVDYLLGEMPEIVEKLLMMSPLYADKLRGNDPYSQ
- the nifU gene encoding Fe-S cluster assembly scaffold protein NifU, which codes for MSEKVFPYSDKVMDHFMNPRNMGEIEDANAIGDVGNPACGDMMRLYLKIQDEKIVDAKFKTFGCGAAIATSSMLTELIKGISLDEAKKISNKAVAEALDGLPAVKIHCSVMAEEALAAALKDYDKRNNSGNGGS